tctctgaggttctttctagTAATGATGTGAAAATTATTGTCTCTGATCCAATGGCTGATAAACTTTTACTTCATCCCTagatctttgagaacaaaggaacCATGATGGGTTGTTCCAACCCTCACCCCCACTGTCAGGTAAATTTCTCATTTTCCGTTGTCCTTAGTTAGAACGTAAACTCCTTGAGGTTGAGatggttttgttggttttttgtttccCAGACCCTGGCAAAGTGCTTGGCATGTTGCATTTGCTAATTAAGTACTTGATGGTTTGTTTTATCCATTCCGTTTATCCCTTAGTACACTCCTaacttttttaaacatttttttaaattttattttccattgatAAGGGTAGGGGATGGATACAGAGATTTCTGGATTCCTGGGCTGTAGCTTTGTGGAGAGGAAGTATGGGGTGAGAATGGTTGTAATAGACTATGGGAATTGGATGGGGGTTCTTTCCAGGTGTGGGCTAGCAGCTTCTTGCCAGATTTGGCCCGTCGAGAGGAACAAAACCAACGGACCTATAAGAAGCAGCATGGGGGCCCTATGCTTTTGGAATATGGACGGCAGGAAGCAGAGAGAAAGGTAACCTTAGAGTACTTGATTATCTGAGTGTACCCATTTAGCCCATACCTTCCGCCCCTTATCAGAAACTAAGCCTAACTGCTAGGAAATTACCTTCTAtaatttcctctctcctctctcatctcTCCCAGAAGACACTGATGACAGATTATGAGTGCCAGGAAGACTAAGCAAAAATGAGGGCagaggtggagagagggagggacaatTCCAGGCTCTCCAGAGGCTCCTACCCCTTACAATGTTTAAATCCCTATCCCTAGCATTTTAAGACACCAACTTTCTCTTCCAGTTTGTAAGGATActatctccttctctccctgtcCCCAGGAGCGAGTGGTCCTCGAAAGTGAACATTGGCTGGTGCTGGTGCCCTTCTGGGCTGTCTGGCCTTTCCAGACACTGCTGCTGCCACGGAGACATGTGAAAAGGCTCCCAGAGTTGAGCTCTGTGGAGCGAGATGGTGAGAGGACTTAATCTTCCTCAGATGGGTCCTGCTATTCCCTCTCGGCAGTTTCTCTGGACCTTCTCCCAGTCCCTTTGGTTATTTGAAGGGGCATAGGGGGAGGTGGTAGGGCAGCTGGATGGTTCAGTAGCTAGAGATCTGGGactggagacagaaagacctgagttaaattttacttcagacaattattagctgtgtgactctcatCTAATCTGTCTTAAGGAAAtggctttgtcaagaaaaaccctaTGGACTGTGTGGTCTAGGGAGTTACTGGGAGTCAAAGAATGTCAAgtgctgaaactctgaataggtgcacttgaatcagacattggagcacttaaggctaattacctattcaaaataagacaatgactattagcatatgtttggaattctcacagttaatgctggCACTGTGTTTGAGGTTAGAGAATTATAGGTGAGGATTAGGAGGTGGGGTGAGAGAGGCCAGAGAACTTGACTTTGtggcaggaccaggagaagggaAATTCTTGGTGTTCTTGTGGCaatttgtctccttcacttctccccctaaagaccaaggacttttacttatcctgactcctgctgttTCTTAGGCCTCCAGGAAGCTAGCTGGGACTTTGTAAAACAGGACTGAACATCAAAAAGGAGGTGGTAGCATTGTATCTAGGTAATTAGATGCACGTGgatagtgccaggcctggagtcactAAGACTTTAtcatttgagttcaaatcaggtctcaggcATCtgctagctgtgggaccctgggcaaatcacttaacatgtgtgcctcagtttccccatctataaaatgatctggagaacaaaattgcaaaccattccattatctttgccaagaaaatcccaaattgggatCACAAAGAACTAGACACAGgtaaaacaataaaaactattataataagGCTCTAGCTTTGTGAGATGGGTTTCTGTCTTTTAGGCAAGGATGGGCAAAGCAGGAAGAGTGAACCCATGAATTTTAAATGTCCTGGTTTCTAAAATTGCAGTTGTAGTTTCTGCTTGTCTAGGTACTGAATTCAGATGATAACAGCAACTCTGTTCCAGATTTGGCCAGCATCATGAAGAGGCTCCTGACCAAATATGATAACCTATTTGAGACATCCTTCCCATACTCCATGGGCTGGCATGGTGAGGTTCATTCCCCACTCACTATAGGAATATCTGGGGTACCTGAATCCAAGAGATAACTCAGATCTGATGTTTCTTTTCAGTTTTGCCCAACAAAAAACACATCTCCCATCAAGCCTTGTTAAATTATCCTATTAATAATATAAAGCATTCTGGGAGTTGTGGTTTCACCCAAGCCCAGCTGAATTGTTGGGAACTGGACATGCTGGGAGTTGAGTTCTCTGGATAAGATGTTTATAGCATGATCTCACTATATTTCCCATAATGCTGTCCTGCAATCTACCTACTGGGTAGGACAGAACAGAAGTTTAGTCTGAGATGAAACTTAGCTTTTTAAAACATGCTTTGGAAAACAGTACTATTTTCCACGGAGACCTGTTGAAAGCAGAGCACgttcaaaacaaacaacaacaaaaaaatcgaCTTAAAAATACTTATGATTTTCTCTTACTTTTACATTACCTTTATTTCAGAATATATCCCAACAAGCCGTTTCGTATAATAcagaatttggaagaaaaaggtCCACTTAGTAAAAAACCAACCAACACATGAACTGAGTTGGACAGTATATTTTACTCCATATCTATAGACCTTCCCCTCTCAAAGAGGAGGTACAGTTTTTCGGCTTCTCCAGTGTCAAGCTTTAGTCGttataattttttgttctttccatttacatggtGTATGTTGTTCTGCAGGGTCTGCTTCATTCTGCACTTGTTCACATAAGTCCTGGGAATAGACACTAATTAGTTATGTGCTGCTATTAACTGTTCAAGAGAGAATGAATCCCTAATCttctatttccctcccttcccaggTGCCCCTACTGGGGCTGAGGCTGAGGCTGACTGTGATCACTGGCAGCTCCATGCGCACTATTATCCACCACTACTTCGATCAGCCACCATCCGCAAGTTCATGGTTGGTTATGAGCTGTTGGCCCAGGCTCAGAGGGACTTGACTCCAGAGCAGGTCAGCCCAGTATTTAATAGGTTTCCATCACTTCAAGGGTCCCGGATGTCAAGGGGACAGGGAAAGGGTCTTCAGGGCTTCTGCCCCTTCTCCCAGTTTTTATTCCCTCTCCCCAGGCGGCCGAGCGATTGAGGACACTTCCAGAAGATCATTATAAGCTTCAACCGAAGGACTCATCTTGACATGTGGTCCTGTGGAGGAAGCCACGCTTAGGACAGTTCCAAGCTGCTCTCTACATCTCCACCCCCAATTTACTTCAACCCCCTTATCTCATAGGTGGAGGAAGGTCTTGAATTGCAAATAAATCTTTTGTTCCTGGCTTCAGTAGCTGcttagagaggggaggaggaagaagactgTTTCCCCTTGCCTCTGGTCTGAGGCCTTGAGGGGTGCCCTGTGCTTTGGGGGCCAGCCTCCCTGAGGCTCCTGTGGATAGTAGTCAAACCCTAGCCAGGCTGGAGCCAGGTTCTGCCAAAGTCTGGCCCTGTATCAGCCCTTCAGGGAGGGGGCCCAGACAAGCCGGCGGCGGTGCCTCTCTGCTGGCAGACACTCCACAAGGGTGTTCACATGGCTCGCTTtcgccctccctcctccctcctccctctttcctcctccctcctccctcggGCTGTAGGCACACTGATACAGTGATCAGTTATGAGTCTGTAGCAGCCTTCCTGGAATGGGGGAATAGGGGGCCAGGGTGGGGAAGGATTCCAGACGGGTAGAGAACTTTACAGACTACTTTAACACTAACTTCACTGAATTTTTAGGATAGACAGCCTGATGTGGAATGGAGAACCGGAAATATTAGTGTTCGTTTACATAAATGGCCAGTCCTAGGCCCATACTCTTGATTTGTGGGCAGGGTGGGGCTTGGCTTGGAGCTGGGTCTGAATCTTAGCCCTGCTTCTTAGCAGCTCTGTGACCTGGAGTGGAAGACCAGGGCCATTTTTTGTTCATGTAaagtggggatggggaagggagtCCACAACAAGGAAGAGATTTATCTTTAAAGGTCCCTTTTAGCTGTAAATTGTGTGATTTCTGGTCCGTCGTTATTTCCACTATATTATGGATCCATTCCAAGTCTTGGGTCCTGGCTCTGCTTCAGGAGCCAACAAGAACTCAAAACTTTGGGAAAGGAATTTCACCTCTAGTCCTTGGTTTCCTTGGGTAAAATGAATCCCTTGTGCTAAATCAGgcttcttaatctggggtctggATAGACTTCAGGGGGTCTGAACTTGGAAGAGGGGAAATTTATacttattttcactaatctttaaatttggcatttccttcaatGTAGGCAACAAAAACTTAAATATGAGAAGAGGTCTGAAAACACCAAATTGCCAAAGGGATCCAGAGCACAAAAAACCCTAGATTTGCTATCTAAGAGTCCTTAACATCTCTTGCCATTCAAGAATGGATTTTAGGATCATTACTTTCCTGCTACAGTTTGCCTCATTTCACTTGAGGTTCCCCATTTCGAATATTAAACCATAAAGTGAAGAGAGTAGGAGAAATGGCAGGAATGTCATGAAAGGTTAAGGTCTTTGAGGGAAGGGTCTCGAAGCACTTTTCTTTGAGCTGGGAGCTCTGAAGCCAGTGAAATTGTAAGGATCCTTATTGAAGTTCCCCTTCCTCTTTACCCGACTTAATTAGCCTTCAATTATCTAAATGCTATTAGCTGGCCGACTTCTACCCCAAACCCTTCCATCAATTACCCAATACTGTTTTGTCTGCAATACACTCTTATCAACAGTCTAAGGCATTTTCCAAAGGTGGATTAGTCTAACATCCTATTGGGGCAGCTGGGTGCGGGGGAAGAATGGGGACTTTCCCGTATTCTCAAATTAGGGGACATGTCTTCTGGCGAAGATCCAGGAGAACCAGCCTTGAACCTTTCCAACAGAAATCCAGGGCTCTGGACCTCCGGAGTTACAATTCTCGCTTGGGTTTTCTCAATTTGAAACCTTGGCTTTCCAACCCTAAGACCCTCACTCAGCCTCTTAACACTCCCTCGGTAGCCCCCTTCTAGACTCCCGCCCTCCCTCAAACTTGCTGCCCCTCCCGCTCGCGGGACAGGAAGTGTCCGGGCAGGGGTGGGGGCCTGGGCGGTGGCTGGTGATTGGCAGTGCAGGACTCCAATGGGCCTCAGAGCCCACCCCTTTACCCTTATTCCCCAACTCCGCCGGGACCGGAGGGCAAGAGCCGGCCCCGCTCTGCCCTCAGGGGCGGGGGGCCGGAGGCTGTGTAGCGGAGGAGGGAGCGGGCGGgctggcggcggcggcggccgcgtAAGGTGAGGACCCGACCGGTGGGCGGGGGGGCGGTGTAAACGCAGCTGGTCCCTCTGCGGGGCTTCGACCCGGGTGTGTCTCCCCAGTCTAGGGTGGAGAGCTTGGATTGGGTGTTACAACGCGTGCCGGTCTCCCCGGCCACCCTTAAATCCCAGGCCCTCTTTAAGCTCGTTCCCTTTGTGCGCGGATCTTCTCGCTATCTTTTCTCATATGTCCCATTCCCTGAGATGTGTTTACGAATTGATATTTTAGATACTTGGGGAAGGCGAGAGGACCATGTTTGTGTTGGGGAAAACGGGAAGCCTGGTACCccaactttgtgtgtgtgtgtgcgctcgGAGTGGAGGGAGCTATCGGGAGACTGCAAAGTAACATGCGTAGATGCTTGAGAGTGTGCCTACGTGGgggtaatgtgtgtgtgtgtgtgtgtgtgtgtgtgtgtgtgtgtgtgtgtgtgtgtgtccagatATGGCCAAGGACACTTCCTGAAGTTGGACCCCCTTACTCCATATACACCCCCTGCTCCTTCTGCTTTCCGCgagtagggagagagagaaggaaacctgatgggagaggaagggagacgggagaaaataaagaaaaatggagaacagTAAGGGAGACAGACACCGGGAGACGGGGGGTAGGGGTAGCGGGGCGAGAAACTAGGGAGGGGAGTCAGGGATTGCAAAGGTGGAGAGAAGTGTGAGGGGTGGGAGAAGGGCTTGAGCCAGAGTTTTGAGGGGCCTGAAGAGGGGTTTGGAGGGAGGGCGGGGCTGCAAGTTGCCAGAGTTTCCTGAGGGAGGAGTTTAGGGGGTTGAATTATCTGCCAAACGCAAGAGCTCTCCATCCTCTATCCCCGGCCTCAAgaccttcccccttccctctcaccCTCTGGGGAGAAGCCCTGCCCAGCTGTGGGGAAACATCTGGTGGAGCTGGAGAAATGGCGAGAGGAAATGTGTATGTGTGGAGGGAATTTGTTTCTTTTCGTCTCTCTATCTGCATAAGAATGTTGATTATGCCTGTGCAGTGTCTTAAGGAAAGGCATGTCTATCTAATTGCTCATGGAGCTTGTTTCTCTGTCTGTACAGTGAGTGCCAGGGTATCTACGAATGTGTCTCTGCAGCTGTTTCTAGGTACCCACATCTGTACTGGTGTCTGGTCTGTACCTGCCTTTCTGTGTATGCTTTGTGAATCTGCTTGAGTGCATGTCTTAGGGGATTTCATTTGTGCAGACCTATGTACTGCCCTCTCTGAATTTAGTGGTGACCATTCAGCATTCCAGTTAAAAGTTGGGTTCttgtgggggggaggagaagagggataCAACATGTGAAGCATTACATTCCCCTTTCTgcctcccaacacacacacaggACACACACATGCATCGTTACACAAATGAACCCACCCATGTGGGCACACACAAATTTCAATTATTCACAGGCCCTTGTTTGAGTGATGGGACACAGAAGAATGGCATTAGGGAAGTGGGTAGACCTGAGGCCTCCTTTCCAGTCTATaggacttgggggggggggcgtcCTGGCAGTGGAAGAGGCCCATTCCTTAGCTCTGGCCTTACCCCTAGGCTGGgagtaggggaaggaggaggaggggggccTGGCTGAGGGGCAGCCACATTCTGCCAGGGAATGGTGGGGGAGAAGGGGGTGGGAATTGGAGGAGCCAGGCAAGGGGAAGTGGGGAGAGGGGGGCTGCCTTGAACTCCCAGAGCTCAGAGCTCAGAGCTCAGAGCAGAGAACACAAGCAGAGCTGGAGTTGGCTTCGggctggagggaggaggaaggatcATGGCTACAGAGAACTCCAGGAATTAAGGTAGGGGTAGAACAAAACTCGGGGGGGGGGGTGTCCAAAGTGATAGAAGCCCTATCTCTCACTCCATAGGAGAAATTATCTGTGTCCCCATACATACAGTCAAACCACGATACAGACATGTGTACACACAGATACCTGCACACAGTGCCTTGTGTCTGAGACTGGCTGTTCCATGAAGTCTTTACTGCtctgttccccctcccccccactcatCTCTGTCACACGCAATTCACGTTCCTTCTGTATCTCCCAGCTCCATTCTTATTCCTCCTTCCTTAAGGTGTCTCTCATCCCCTCCTCGGTCCCCTACCTCCCTTTTGTCTCTGGGCCTCTGGCAGCTGCTGTTGCATCTGGATCTCATTAGTCCTTTATTTCCCctatttctcccctccctctccctaagCCTCTAAGGCTCCTTCCTAGGAGTGAATCctgaagaaaactaagaaaagagaGGGACAGGGTGGCCCAGCAACTGCTCAGAGCCAGACTGTCTCATCTCAGCCTTTTCGGCCCAGAGGGGGAGAGGATGAAGGACTCTGATTGGCTTAGGTGGGATTGGGGGTCAGAATATGGCTACATCCTGATACTATCTCCCCTGTTAGTGGAAGCTCCCCCTCCCCAATCTGAGCCATCCCAGGAGGCATCGGGAGTGAGGTGGGGTGATGGAATGGTTGGGTCTCCAGAATATCTCCCAGAGAGAGCACGTTTCTTAGGTTCAAGGGTTCAAATTTATCCACGTCTTTCTAAATGAGTCTGGCTATCTTCTGGGTCAGACATCTAGAGGAAAAGGGTTAACGGTGAGCTGGGCCAAGCTGGAGTGGGATGGGGGGAGCTGCTTTAGCAGGGCCAACATTCTGAGCTAGCCCCAGTGCCAAGGGTTGTCAGGAGGAGGCGGGGGTCTGGCACGGACCCCAACGCCTCCAGCTTTTGTCCTGGGCTCCCGGCCCAGAAGTGGGGCTCCTGGCCCAGAAGTGGGGCTCCTGGGGGCTGGGGTGGGGGTAGGAGTGGTGGTGGAGGGGGTGGGACTCTGTGTGTATTAGTCTGGCTCTGTGTGGGAGCATACGTATCAGGATTATGAGTGTGAAGTGTGCGTGTGGGCATTTTTGTGACTatattgtctctgtctctgcctttgtttgtatatgtgagtgtatgtGGGTCATTGTATGTGGGCTGGTCTCTAGGGGAAATCTGTCCCCCTGCCCCAGAGAATGAGAGGCCCTCTCAGTGATTGATCTACTTTGTGCCTTGATTTCCCTTTTGGAAGGATAAAGATCcctgggaaggagaaaagaaagaaatagtgcCCAGGAGGAAACAGCACTCCTGCAAGGGGGGAGGGATGTTCAGAGAAGTCTGGGGTTCCCTTGGGGTGACCTTACACTCTGCTCTTTTGCCAGATGAGCAGCAGTTGCTCTGGCCTGGGCAGGGTCCTGGTGATTGTGGCTGCAGCCCTAGTGTCTGTCTCTTCTACTGGCCCTGAGGCTTGGGGTCCCCCAGGTGAGAAAGCCCAGCACAGACCACAGCCCCAGAGTCCTGGTCTCAGGGAGTTCTCAGACCTTTGACTAGGGAGGGACTCTGGACCCTCCCACTAGGTTCCTTAGGAATGGGGCCCTCTAACTTAAGGGCTGATATCCTACCTACAACCACTGTCTCCTGATGTGGGAGGGAATTGGGGGAAGTCCAGGGAGCCAGCATGGGGGGGGGACTTTCTTCTCATAATTCATACCAACCCCATCCCCAGGTGTCCAGTACGGGCAACTTGGAGAGACCGTTGTGCTCTTGTGCCCAGGAGTGACTCCCGGGTAAGTGCCTCACCTTGTTCCCCAACCTCCTTCATCACTTTTCATATCTTCCAGGGATTTTGGAGTGGGATAGGTAGTTAAGAACTGAGGGTTTGGGGTGAGGTAAAAGGAAAATTGACTTTTGCTCTTGACCTCTTACCTTTTATCCAGAACTTAGAATAGCCCAGTACACACATACAgtaagtattttatacattttatttaatttaataaattttgttgcTTGCTCCTTTTCCAACTTCATCCCGCTTGTCTTCGATCCCTCCCCACCTACCCCTTGCATCCTCAGGACACTGATTTCCTGGCATCGGGCTGATGGCCATGCACTCCTGGGGACATTGAGGTCAGAGTTAGGGCTGGGACAGCAGGAACTAGTCCTGGAGCAGGCAGATAACAAAGACGAGGGCACCTACATCTGTCAGACCCAGGATGGGGGCACCAGAGGCTCTGTGACACTTCAATTGGGCTGTGAGTTGTGTTGGGGGTGGGGGCTGAGGGTCATGGAACAATCCAGAGGATAACATGAGCGCCCCAGAGGGGGGATGCCCACTCAGGGCCTGGGAGGAAGTCTGGAGTGGAGTATTTGGTGCCTTCCTGGCAGCCCCCAGCTCCTGTCTTGTCTCCACAGACCCCCCGTCTCGTCCCATGGTTTCCTGCCGGGCTTCAGACTATGAGAATTTCTCCTGTTCTTGGAGTCCCAGCCGGGTCAGTGGGCTCCCCACGAGATACATTGCCTCCTACAGGTGTGTGAGGTGGGGATGAAAGAGGAATGGGATGGGCACATGGGAtatgggggggaaggaaaagttGGAGACAGACAAACTACCCAGGACTTCTTTATGAAGTGTTTATAGGTAGGGAAACGCCAGCTGGGGGAATTCGCCTTCCCCGCAGCCCATAGATATAACCAggcttcccttctctccttcctcctgccACAGAAAGAAAATCATCCTTGGAACAGAAAGAGGAAGGTAAAAAGCCCTGATCCATCCTGTCTTGTCCTCAGGCAGGGGAATGGTGTAGAAAGGGATGAGGTGGACAGAGGGTTTCAGGAGGCTAAGCCCAGTCCTTGTGTGGGGTCCACATCAGGGCAGCCCTGATGCCCACTGTGCCCTCCCCCCAACATCCAGGCCAGCGCTGTCTGCAGATCCCCGGCCATGCTTACTGGAACTTCCTGGGGCTACTCGGTGTGTGGTCCATGGCTCTGAGTTCTGGAGCCAGTACCGGATTAATGTGACAGAGGTGAACCCCCTGGGAGCTAGTGCCCGCCTGCTGGATGTGAGCATGCAGAGTATCTGTGAGTAAGACCCCCGAGTGACACAAAACAACTGTGCTGGCACCTGGGCCCAgtgcaaatccagtctcagacacttaacagtcctggctgtgtgaccctgggcaagtcgcttaaccccggCTGCCCCAGGAGAAGCCAGAGCCATCTGTGAATCCTTCCCCCACAAGGCTGACCCTCTGCAAGAAAGTATTTATACTGCACAGAACATTCATGAATAACAGCCCCTCCCCACTCCAGTTATGTTGTACCTGCTGCCCTCACCAACCAGGGGCACATTTTAGGAACCTCAGTGACTCTTGTAACACAGAGAATGACCTCTGTGACATCTAGCTGCGTCAACCCTATCATCACCCAAAGCATCCTGCCCATGATCCCCTAGGATCTCCTACGTTGACGACTCCTACGAACTCCCTAAACATCCCTCTTGccaccccttccccctcccaccccaGCGTGCCTGTGAATGACCTTCTCAATAGTATCCCCATAAAAAGACGGGCATTGCACACATACTTGGTCATTGTGCAGAAGTTTGGTTAGCGGTTTCCCAAACCCTTTTCCACATAGGGACTATATCAACACATCTCCTCAAGGGACCCCTGAGTGAGGTAGCCCAGTCCTGTAGTGCAGGAAGCCTGGAATCAGtaggatgtgaattcaaatccagcctccaagccaagtcacttaatcctgactgTCTCAAAGCAAACTAATAAGGATTCCTGGCACTGCTTCTTGCAAAACTGACCCTACCAGCACAGAACCTTTTTGATTGTGTCTCCAGTGACCTTTATAGTACCCTATGACACCTTAGTCACTGATTCCTTTCCCACTAATTCCATTAGCACATAATGCATTCCCAACTTGTCAAAATTCTGACCCCTTAGTAATCCCTAACTGTACCCCACCTTCATGGGAGTGATCCTGGAGGGGAACCCGCTCCCTCGCTCTTGGCAGGACTGGCTGACTCCCCCGCCTCTCTTCTCTCTGCTCAAGGATTCTTCCCCCATCACCCACACTGGGACACTCATTAAGTCACTTTGTATGTCCCCAAGTCCTATAGTCACTTAGATTCTTCCTTTTCTTGAGTCCTTTCAAGATGGAAAGGTTACtaagaaatgaaagtgactaaAATCTAACCTCAAACGGGTTGAGAGTTATGGACAACAGCAGGGGGGGGAGATTGAGGGGGATATCCTGTTATTCCTGACTACCCGGGGGGAGGAGGGTCCCACCATGTTTTCTggttaaggaaggaaagaaacaagtatttaaGTGCCTATCATGATCTAGGTGTTGTGATCCTCTGTTATTACTCATTTAAATGGGGCTTTCTCAGCCCTGGAATACAGAAGTCATAATCTCCACTTTCCAGAGGAGGGCCCTGAGGTTCACAGATTATGTGACCATAGTTGTAGCTAGGATTCCAG
This sequence is a window from Sminthopsis crassicaudata isolate SCR6 chromosome 1, ASM4859323v1, whole genome shotgun sequence. Protein-coding genes within it:
- the GALT gene encoding galactose-1-phosphate uridylyltransferase isoform X1, which produces MAANAAPSGKPEEQRPQPEAVAFQASEHQHIRYNPLLDEWVLVSAHRMKRPWQGHVDPLPTDTIPRHDPKNPLCPGAVRANGEVNPNYEGTFLFNNDFPALQPDAPSPGPSDHPLFRAEAARGVCKVLCFHPWSDITLPLMSIPEIRAVIDTWASVTEELGSQYPWVQIFENKGTMMGCSNPHPHCQVWASSFLPDLARREEQNQRTYKKQHGGPMLLEYGRQEAERKERVVLESEHWLVLVPFWAVWPFQTLLLPRRHVKRLPELSSVERDDLASIMKRLLTKYDNLFETSFPYSMGWHGAPTGAEAEADCDHWQLHAHYYPPLLRSATIRKFMVGYELLAQAQRDLTPEQAAERLRTLPEDHYKLQPKDSS
- the GALT gene encoding galactose-1-phosphate uridylyltransferase isoform X2, coding for MKRPWQGHVDPLPTDTIPRHDPKNPLCPGAVRANGEVNPNYEGTFLFNNDFPALQPDAPSPGPSDHPLFRAEAARGVCKVLCFHPWSDITLPLMSIPEIRAVIDTWASVTEELGSQYPWVQIFENKGTMMGCSNPHPHCQVWASSFLPDLARREEQNQRTYKKQHGGPMLLEYGRQEAERKERVVLESEHWLVLVPFWAVWPFQTLLLPRRHVKRLPELSSVERDDLASIMKRLLTKYDNLFETSFPYSMGWHGAPTGAEAEADCDHWQLHAHYYPPLLRSATIRKFMVGYELLAQAQRDLTPEQAAERLRTLPEDHYKLQPKDSS
- the IL11RA gene encoding interleukin-11 receptor subunit alpha isoform X2; translation: MSSSCSGLGRVLVIVAAALVSVSSTGPEAWGPPGVQYGQLGETVVLLCPGVTPGTLISWHRADGHALLGTLRSELGLGQQELVLEQADNKDEGTYICQTQDGGTRGSVTLQLGYPPSRPMVSCRASDYENFSCSWSPSRVSGLPTRYIASYRKKIILGTERGRPALSADPRPCLLELPGATRCVVHGSEFWSQYRINVTEVNPLGASARLLDVSMQSILRPDPPQGLRVEPIPGAPRRLLVSWTYPNSWPLQPHFLLKFRLQYRPVGHLTWSMVEPAGLEEVITDAVAGLPHVVRVSARDFLDAGTWSDWSKEAWGTPSPAQAAFGPSVRPSERPSETTTQMQAQAQTEKEPERHALPRPSVQPNSQPLMEPGDPLEQVAVVTSLGVFSFVGLAAGALALLLWLRLRSNRKGAAPKPGFLAPMVQVKTMPVA